In one Streptomyces sp. NBC_00597 genomic region, the following are encoded:
- the thiD gene encoding bifunctional hydroxymethylpyrimidine kinase/phosphomethylpyrimidine kinase, producing MTDAPPLCLTVAGSDSGGGAGIQADLKTMLALGVHGMSVVTAVTAQNSLGVQGVWELPAEAVKAQYRAVVDDIGVQAIKTGMLASTTLVETVAELLAATSAPAVVDPVGVSKHGDALLAAAALDAVRKELLPRATVATPNLDEVTQLTGVVVESEDDMRRAADAVLSYGPEWALIKGGHLAAHGNEAADLLTDGETQLWLRAPRHDNRHTHGTGCTLASAIAAGLAKGQDVPQAVMEAKEYVTGAIAAGFALGGGIGPVDHAWQWHR from the coding sequence ATGACCGACGCGCCACCGCTGTGCCTGACCGTCGCCGGATCGGACTCCGGCGGTGGCGCCGGGATCCAGGCCGACCTCAAGACCATGCTGGCGCTCGGCGTGCACGGGATGAGCGTGGTGACGGCCGTGACCGCGCAGAACTCCCTCGGGGTGCAGGGGGTCTGGGAACTGCCCGCAGAGGCCGTGAAGGCCCAGTACCGGGCCGTCGTGGACGACATCGGCGTCCAGGCGATCAAGACCGGGATGTTGGCCTCCACCACACTGGTGGAGACGGTGGCCGAGCTGCTGGCCGCCACGTCCGCCCCCGCCGTCGTGGACCCGGTCGGGGTCTCCAAGCACGGGGACGCGCTGCTCGCCGCCGCGGCGCTGGACGCCGTGCGCAAGGAGCTGCTGCCGCGGGCCACCGTGGCCACCCCCAACCTGGACGAGGTGACGCAGCTCACCGGCGTGGTGGTGGAGAGCGAGGACGACATGCGGCGGGCCGCCGACGCCGTGCTCTCGTACGGACCCGAGTGGGCGCTGATCAAGGGCGGCCACCTGGCCGCCCACGGGAACGAGGCGGCCGACCTGCTCACCGACGGCGAGACGCAGCTGTGGCTGCGGGCGCCGCGCCACGACAACCGCCACACCCACGGCACCGGCTGCACCCTCGCCAGTGCGATCGCGGCGGGGCTGGCCAAGGGGCAGGACGTACCGCAGGCCGTCATGGAGGCCAAGGAGTACGTGACCGGCGCCATCGCCGCCGGCTTCGCCCTCGGCGGCGGCATCGGCCCGGTGGACCACGCCTGGCAGTGGCACCGCTGA
- the rpmB gene encoding 50S ribosomal protein L28, producing the protein MAANCDVCAKGPSFGNNISHSHRRTSRRWNPNIQRVRAVVGGTPKRLNVCTSCIKAGKVSR; encoded by the coding sequence GTGGCTGCCAACTGCGACGTTTGCGCCAAGGGGCCGAGCTTCGGCAACAACATCTCCCACTCGCACCGCCGCACCTCTCGTCGCTGGAACCCGAACATCCAGCGCGTTCGTGCCGTGGTCGGTGGGACGCCGAAGCGCCTCAACGTCTGCACCTCGTGCATCAAGGCCGGCAAGGTCTCGCGCTGA
- a CDS encoding DAK2 domain-containing protein, with product MAAADPAREPGRPADLRYPAVNPGPHKEERPVPHEPQPQPADELDAEAVRTWSSLAVAALGRARDDIDAINVYPVADADTGTNLYLTAESADRALAEALGKAPAGVSETTADGQPGAEGRAPSLSHAVRAYAHGALIGARGNSGTILAQLLRGVADVLGEDPGDRGPGPLLAQALTRAAEEAYEAVAHPVEGTMLTVAAAAARAGEAAGAAAGTAADVALAAYDGARAALADTPGQLAELGRAGVVDAGGCGLVAVLGALWQALSGRQPAPEAIRGRAVPVPQPAQPCDAEEQGGPAYEVIYLLEAAEPDVAQLRERLDGLGDSLVVVGGDGLWNVHVHVDDPGAAVEAGVVAGRPYRIRITHFGDERRRARGERVQRAVVAVVPGEGLAGLCGEAGATTVLARTGEVPDTTELLDAIRRAHAREVVLLPGGADQRAAAAAAAERARADGVRVAVIPTRSAVQGLAALAVHDPDGSFDEDVVAMTAAAGATRYGELAVAERQSFTSAGICQAGDVLGLIDGDVAVIGSALDDTAEAVLERMLGSGGELVTLVLGPEVPDALAARLEAYVQHGHLAVDTVTYRGGRHSAPLLIGVE from the coding sequence ATGGCCGCCGCCGACCCCGCCCGCGAGCCCGGACGCCCGGCAGACCTTCGTTACCCTGCGGTGAACCCTGGCCCGCACAAGGAGGAACGCCCGGTGCCGCACGAGCCGCAGCCGCAGCCCGCCGACGAGCTCGACGCCGAAGCGGTGCGCACCTGGAGCTCGCTGGCCGTGGCCGCACTGGGCCGGGCCCGCGATGACATCGACGCGATCAACGTCTACCCGGTCGCGGACGCGGACACCGGCACCAACCTCTACCTGACCGCCGAATCGGCGGACCGCGCACTCGCCGAAGCCCTCGGAAAGGCCCCCGCGGGCGTGAGCGAGACCACAGCGGACGGGCAGCCGGGCGCCGAAGGTCGGGCACCCTCCCTCTCCCACGCCGTACGGGCCTACGCACACGGCGCCCTCATAGGCGCCCGCGGGAACTCCGGGACGATCCTGGCGCAGCTGCTGCGCGGCGTGGCCGACGTGCTCGGCGAAGATCCCGGCGACCGCGGGCCGGGCCCGCTGCTGGCCCAGGCGCTGACCCGGGCCGCCGAGGAGGCGTACGAGGCGGTCGCACACCCGGTGGAGGGCACCATGCTCACCGTCGCCGCCGCCGCGGCGAGGGCCGGTGAGGCGGCCGGGGCCGCCGCCGGGACCGCCGCCGACGTGGCCCTCGCCGCCTACGACGGGGCCCGCGCCGCCCTCGCGGACACCCCGGGGCAGCTGGCCGAGCTGGGCCGGGCCGGAGTGGTCGACGCCGGGGGCTGCGGGCTGGTCGCCGTACTCGGGGCCCTGTGGCAGGCGCTGTCCGGCCGGCAGCCCGCCCCCGAGGCCATCCGCGGCCGGGCCGTGCCCGTGCCGCAGCCGGCGCAGCCCTGCGACGCCGAGGAGCAGGGCGGGCCCGCGTACGAGGTGATCTACCTCCTGGAGGCCGCCGAGCCGGACGTGGCGCAGCTGCGCGAACGCCTCGACGGACTGGGGGACTCACTCGTGGTGGTCGGCGGCGACGGACTGTGGAACGTGCACGTCCATGTCGACGACCCCGGCGCCGCCGTGGAGGCCGGCGTGGTCGCCGGGCGCCCGTACCGCATCCGCATCACCCACTTCGGCGACGAGCGGCGCCGGGCGCGCGGGGAGCGCGTCCAGCGGGCCGTCGTCGCCGTGGTCCCGGGCGAGGGGCTGGCCGGGCTGTGCGGGGAGGCGGGCGCGACCACCGTGCTCGCCCGCACCGGGGAGGTCCCGGACACCACCGAACTCCTCGACGCCATCCGGCGCGCGCACGCCCGCGAGGTGGTGCTGCTGCCCGGTGGCGCCGACCAGCGCGCCGCCGCGGCCGCCGCGGCCGAACGGGCCCGGGCCGACGGCGTACGGGTGGCCGTGATCCCCACCCGCTCCGCGGTCCAGGGCCTGGCCGCGCTCGCCGTCCACGACCCGGACGGCAGCTTCGACGAGGACGTGGTCGCCATGACCGCGGCGGCAGGGGCCACCCGCTACGGGGAACTCGCCGTCGCCGAACGGCAGTCCTTCACCTCCGCCGGCATCTGCCAGGCCGGGGACGTGCTCGGGCTGATCGACGGAGACGTCGCCGTCATCGGCTCCGCGCTCGACGACACCGCCGAGGCCGTCCTGGAACGGATGCTGGGCTCCGGCGGCGAGCTCGTCACCCTGGTCCTGGGACCGGAGGTGCCGGACGCCCTCGCCGCACGCCTGGAGGCGTACGTACAGCACGGGCACCTGGCCGTGGACACGGTCACCTACCGCGGCGGGCGGCACTCGGCGCCCCTCCTCATCGGGGTCGAATAG
- the recG gene encoding ATP-dependent DNA helicase RecG, which produces MVCNEHVPALDEDLKKTLGPATAKVLAEQLGLHTALDLLHHYPRRYAERGELTSLAELADQIDEHVTVVAQVADARILTFNGGRGKRLEVTITDGSGRLQLVFFGAGVHKPHKELLPGSRAMFAGKVSMFNRKLQLAHPAYEPLGAGASDRDAATAFANQLIPIYPACAKLESWKITKCVDAVLPRAQEVLDPLPDALREDRGLVPLTEALLKIHRPATKADVEDARQRLKWDEAFVLQVALARRRHADSQLPAVPRRPAAGGLLDAFDAKLPFTLTEGQQTVSKEIFDDLATEHPMHRLLQGEVGSGKTMVALRAMLAVVDCGGQAAMLAPTEVLAQQHHRSITEMMGELAEAGMLGGSDRGTKVVLLTGSMGMPARRQALLDLVTGEAGIVIGTHALIEDKVQFHDLGLVVVDEQHRFGVEQRDALRSKGKQPPHLLVMTATPIPRTVAMTVFGDLETSVLDQLPAGRSPIATHVVPAKDKPHFLTRAWERVREEVENGHQAYVVCPRIGDGEDDPKKKPAEEDGERRPPLAVLEIAEQLTRGPLAGLSVEVLHGRMDPADKDDVMRRFAAGEVKVLVATTVIEVGVNVPNSTVMVIMDADRFGVSQLHQLRGRVGRGSAPGLCLLVSEMHEASPARARLAAVAATLDGFELSRIDLEQRREGDVLGQAQSGVRSSLRMLAVIEDEEVIAQAREEATRVVAADPELERLPGLRGALDALLDTEREQYLEKG; this is translated from the coding sequence ATGGTGTGCAATGAACACGTGCCCGCGCTCGACGAAGACCTCAAGAAGACGCTCGGCCCCGCCACCGCCAAGGTGCTGGCCGAGCAGCTCGGCCTGCACACGGCCCTGGACCTGCTGCACCACTACCCGCGGCGGTACGCGGAGCGCGGCGAGCTGACCTCACTGGCCGAGCTCGCCGACCAGATCGACGAGCACGTGACGGTCGTCGCCCAAGTCGCCGACGCCCGGATCCTGACCTTCAACGGGGGCCGGGGCAAGCGCCTGGAGGTCACCATCACCGACGGCAGCGGCCGCCTCCAGCTGGTCTTCTTCGGGGCGGGCGTCCACAAACCGCACAAGGAACTGCTGCCGGGCAGCCGCGCGATGTTCGCGGGCAAGGTCTCGATGTTCAACCGCAAGCTCCAGCTGGCCCACCCCGCCTACGAGCCGCTCGGCGCGGGCGCCTCCGACCGGGACGCCGCCACCGCCTTCGCCAATCAACTCATCCCGATCTACCCGGCCTGCGCCAAGCTGGAGTCCTGGAAGATCACCAAATGCGTGGACGCCGTACTGCCCCGCGCCCAGGAGGTCCTGGACCCGCTGCCGGACGCACTGCGCGAGGACCGCGGACTGGTCCCGCTCACCGAGGCCCTCCTGAAGATCCACCGGCCGGCCACCAAGGCCGACGTCGAGGACGCGCGCCAGCGGCTGAAGTGGGACGAGGCCTTCGTCCTCCAGGTCGCCCTGGCCCGCCGCCGGCACGCCGACTCCCAGCTCCCGGCCGTCCCGCGCCGCCCCGCCGCCGGCGGCCTGCTCGACGCCTTCGACGCCAAACTGCCCTTCACCCTCACCGAGGGCCAGCAGACCGTCTCGAAGGAGATCTTCGACGACCTGGCCACCGAGCACCCCATGCACCGCCTCCTCCAGGGCGAGGTCGGCTCGGGCAAGACGATGGTCGCGCTGCGGGCCATGCTCGCCGTCGTGGACTGCGGCGGGCAGGCCGCCATGCTCGCCCCCACCGAGGTCCTCGCCCAGCAGCACCACCGCTCCATCACCGAGATGATGGGCGAGCTCGCCGAGGCGGGCATGCTCGGCGGCTCCGACCGGGGCACCAAGGTCGTCCTGCTCACCGGCTCCATGGGGATGCCCGCGCGCCGCCAGGCCCTGCTCGACCTGGTCACCGGCGAGGCGGGCATCGTGATCGGCACGCACGCGCTCATCGAGGACAAGGTGCAGTTCCACGACCTCGGCCTGGTCGTGGTCGACGAACAGCACCGCTTCGGCGTGGAGCAGCGCGACGCCCTGCGGTCCAAGGGGAAGCAGCCCCCGCACCTGCTCGTGATGACCGCGACCCCCATCCCGCGCACCGTCGCGATGACCGTCTTCGGAGACCTGGAGACCTCCGTCCTCGACCAGCTGCCCGCGGGCCGCTCCCCGATCGCCACCCACGTCGTACCGGCCAAGGACAAGCCGCACTTCCTGACCCGGGCCTGGGAACGGGTGCGGGAGGAGGTCGAGAACGGGCACCAGGCGTACGTGGTGTGCCCGCGCATCGGCGACGGCGAGGACGACCCGAAGAAGAAGCCCGCCGAGGAGGACGGCGAGCGGCGACCTCCGCTGGCGGTCCTGGAGATCGCCGAACAGCTCACCCGCGGACCGCTCGCCGGACTGTCGGTGGAGGTGCTGCACGGCCGGATGGACCCGGCCGACAAGGACGACGTCATGCGCCGCTTCGCCGCCGGCGAGGTCAAGGTGCTGGTCGCCACCACCGTCATCGAAGTCGGCGTGAACGTCCCGAACTCCACCGTCATGGTGATCATGGACGCGGACCGGTTCGGCGTCTCCCAGCTCCACCAGCTGCGCGGCCGCGTCGGCCGCGGCTCCGCGCCCGGCCTGTGCCTGTTGGTCAGCGAGATGCACGAGGCCAGCCCCGCCCGGGCCCGGCTCGCCGCGGTCGCCGCCACGCTGGACGGCTTCGAGCTCTCCCGGATCGACCTCGAACAGCGCCGCGAGGGCGACGTGCTGGGGCAGGCCCAGTCGGGCGTGCGGTCCTCGCTGCGCATGCTCGCGGTCATCGAGGACGAAGAGGTCATCGCCCAGGCCCGGGAGGAGGCCACCCGCGTGGTCGCCGCCGACCCCGAGCTGGAGCGGCTGCCGGGCCTGCGGGGCGCGCTGGACGCCCTGCTGGACACCGAGCGGGAGCAGTACCTGGAGAAGGGCTGA
- the rsmD gene encoding 16S rRNA (guanine(966)-N(2))-methyltransferase RsmD, with translation MTRVIAGSAGGRRLTVPPGTGTRPTSDRMREGLFSTWESLHGVEGARVLDLYAGSGAVGLEALSRGASHALLVEPEAKAAKAIRDNIRSLGLPGAEFRAGKAEQVVAVPAAGDPYDVVFLDPPYAVGHDDLGEILLTLRANGWLTDDALVTVERGTRSGAFPWPEGFEPLRSRKYGEGTLWYGRAAFTSEDS, from the coding sequence ATGACCCGCGTGATCGCCGGCAGCGCCGGCGGGCGACGGCTGACCGTGCCCCCGGGCACCGGCACCCGGCCGACCTCGGACCGGATGCGCGAAGGCCTCTTCTCGACCTGGGAGTCGCTGCACGGCGTCGAGGGGGCCCGGGTGCTCGACCTCTACGCGGGCTCCGGCGCCGTCGGCCTGGAGGCCCTCTCCCGCGGCGCCTCGCACGCACTGCTCGTCGAGCCCGAGGCCAAGGCCGCCAAAGCGATCCGGGACAACATCAGGTCGCTGGGCCTGCCCGGCGCCGAGTTCCGCGCGGGCAAGGCGGAGCAGGTCGTGGCGGTCCCGGCGGCCGGGGACCCGTACGACGTGGTGTTCCTGGACCCGCCGTACGCCGTCGGCCACGACGATCTTGGCGAGATCCTCCTCACACTCCGCGCCAATGGCTGGCTCACGGACGATGCGCTCGTCACCGTGGAGCGCGGCACGAGGAGCGGCGCGTTCCCGTGGCCCGAGGGCTTCGAGCCGCTGCGCTCCCGGAAGTACGGCGAGGGCACCCTTTGGTACGGTCGCGCCGCCTTCACCAGCGAAGACTCATGA
- the coaD gene encoding pantetheine-phosphate adenylyltransferase — protein sequence MRRAVCPGSFDPITNGHLDIIGRASRLYDVVHVAVMINQSKKGLFTVEERIELIREATAGYGNVEVESFHGLLVDFCKQRDIPAIVKGLRAVSDFDYELQMAQMNMGLSGVETLFVPTNPTYSFLSSSLVKEVATWGGDVAHLLPPHVHAALTERLAAR from the coding sequence TTGCGCCGAGCCGTCTGTCCCGGGTCATTCGACCCCATCACCAACGGACACCTCGACATCATCGGCCGGGCCTCCCGGCTCTACGACGTCGTGCACGTCGCCGTGATGATCAACCAGTCCAAGAAGGGGCTGTTCACCGTCGAGGAGCGGATCGAGCTGATCCGCGAGGCGACCGCCGGCTACGGGAACGTCGAAGTGGAGTCCTTCCACGGACTGCTCGTCGACTTCTGCAAGCAGCGCGACATCCCGGCCATCGTCAAGGGGCTGCGGGCCGTCAGCGATTTCGACTACGAGCTCCAGATGGCCCAGATGAACATGGGGCTCTCGGGCGTCGAGACGCTGTTCGTGCCGACCAATCCCACCTACAGCTTCCTGTCCTCCTCGCTGGTCAAGGAGGTGGCGACCTGGGGCGGAGACGTCGCCCACCTGTTGCCGCCGCACGTGCACGCGGCGCTGACCGAGCGGCTCGCCGCCCGCTGA
- a CDS encoding ATP synthase F0 subunit B → MDVQKKLDEIVAAVGGARSMPMSASCVINRADLLALLEEVRQALPGSLAQAQELIGGREQMVEEARREAERIIESAHAQRGSLISDTEVARRSQAEADRILADARREAEEIRAEADDYVDSKLANFEVVLTKTIGSVDRGREKLLGRGPGLDDQGYPDADAPERSQDPDTQRQQADAYVDTKLATFEAVLSKTLEAVGRGRQKLLGRVPTDDLGAHMAAQDAAGAQQSRSASDADFLAGLAEPAAPMAPAAAVIPAQAQQGPAYDAYAYQQPQQSQQQDGYGYQDPYAYQQQAQQPDPYAAMGYEQQPDPYAAYQQQPQAPQHPQQPALDETSFFDTGMINLDQLRQYEQGR, encoded by the coding sequence ATGGACGTGCAGAAGAAGCTCGACGAGATCGTCGCGGCCGTCGGCGGCGCCCGGTCCATGCCCATGTCGGCCTCCTGCGTGATCAACCGCGCGGACCTGCTCGCCCTGCTGGAAGAGGTCCGCCAGGCGCTGCCGGGCTCGCTCGCGCAGGCGCAGGAGCTCATCGGCGGTCGCGAGCAGATGGTCGAGGAAGCCCGACGCGAGGCGGAACGGATCATCGAGTCCGCGCACGCCCAGCGCGGATCGCTGATCTCCGACACCGAGGTCGCGCGCCGCTCCCAGGCCGAGGCCGACCGGATCCTGGCGGACGCCCGCAGGGAGGCCGAGGAGATCCGGGCCGAGGCCGACGACTACGTCGACAGCAAGCTCGCGAACTTCGAGGTCGTGCTCACCAAGACCATCGGCTCCGTGGACCGCGGCCGCGAGAAGCTGCTCGGCCGCGGCCCCGGCCTGGACGACCAGGGGTACCCCGACGCGGACGCCCCCGAGCGCAGCCAGGACCCGGACACGCAGCGGCAGCAGGCGGACGCGTACGTGGACACCAAGCTGGCGACCTTCGAGGCGGTGCTCTCCAAGACCCTGGAGGCCGTCGGCCGAGGCCGCCAGAAGCTCCTGGGCCGGGTGCCCACGGACGACCTCGGCGCCCACATGGCGGCCCAGGACGCGGCCGGGGCGCAGCAGTCCCGCTCGGCGAGCGACGCGGACTTCCTGGCGGGCCTGGCCGAACCGGCGGCCCCGATGGCTCCCGCGGCGGCCGTGATCCCGGCCCAGGCCCAGCAGGGGCCCGCGTACGACGCGTACGCCTACCAGCAGCCCCAGCAGTCCCAGCAGCAGGACGGGTACGGCTACCAGGACCCCTACGCCTACCAGCAGCAGGCCCAGCAACCGGACCCCTACGCGGCGATGGGCTACGAGCAGCAGCCGGACCCCTACGCGGCCTACCAGCAGCAGCCGCAGGCCCCGCAGCACCCGCAGCAGCCCGCGCTGGACGAGACCAGCTTCTTCGACACGGGCATGATCAACTTGGATCAGCTGCGCCAGTACGAGCAGGGGCGCTGA